A single genomic interval of Heliangelus exortis chromosome 11, bHelExo1.hap1, whole genome shotgun sequence harbors:
- the KLHL25 gene encoding kelch-like protein 25 isoform X1, whose translation MSVSVHENRKSRTSTGSMNILLFHKASHPDCVLSHLNTLRKHCMFTDVTLWAGNRSFPCHRAVLAASSRYFEAMFSNGLRESLDDEVNFHDSLHPEVLELLLDFAYSSRIIINEENAESLLEAGDMLQFHDVRDAAAEFLEKNLYPSNCLGMMLLSDAHQCRRLYELSWRMCLVNFETVHKSEDFNNLSKDTLLDLISSDELEIEDEEKVFKAVIQWVKYDLDERKAYLPELLRSVRLALLPSECLKEALACEDLIMVDERNKLVLDEAIQCKKKILQNDGVVTSPCARPRKAGHTLLILGGQTFMCDKIYQVDHKAKEIIPKADLPSPRKEFSACAIGCKVYITGGRGSENGVSKDVWVYDTVHEEWSKAAPMLIARFGHGSAELENCLYVVGGHTAVAGVFPASPSVSLKQVEKYDPISNKWTMVAPLRDGVSNAAVVSARLKLFVFGGTSIHRDMVSKVQCYDPAENRWMIKAECPQPWRYTAAAVLGSQIFIMGGDTEFTAASAYRFDCETDQWTRIGDMTAKRMSCHALASGNKLYVVGGYFGTQRCKTLDCYDPTSDTWNCITTVPYSLIPTAFVSTWKHLPS comes from the coding sequence ATGTCAGTCAGTGTCCACGAGAACCGTAAATCGCGGACCAGCACCGGCTCCATGAACATCCTGCTTTTCCACAAAGCTTCCCACCCGGACTGCGTCTTGTCCCATCTAAACACCCTACGGAAGCACTGCATGTTCACTGATGTCACCCTCTGGGCAGGAAATCGATCGTTCCCATGTCACCGGGCAGTGCTGGCTGCCTCCAGCAGATACTTTGAAGCCATGTTTAGCAACGGCCTCCGAGAGAGCTTGGATGATGAGGTGAACTTCCATGACAGCCTCCACCCGGAGGTGCTGGAGCTACTGCTGGACTTTGCTTATTCTTCTCGGATCATCATCAATGAGGAGAATGCTGAGTCTCTCCTGGAGGCTGGAGACATGCTGCAGTTCCATGATGTCCGAGATGCGGCAGCTGAGTTCCTGGAGAAGAACCTCTACCCTTCCAACTGCCTGGGCATGATGCTGCTGTCAGATGCTCATCAGTGCCGGCGGCTCTATGAGCTCTCCTGGAGGATGTGCCTGGTCAACTTTGAGACTGTTCACAAGAGTGAGGATTTCAACAACCTTTCCAAGGACACTCTGCTGGATCTCATCTCTAGCGATGAGCTGGAAATTGAGGATGAAGAAAAGGTCTTCAAGGCTGTCATCCAGTGGGTGAAATACGATCTGGATGAGCGAAAGGCTTATCTCCCAGAACTCCTGAGGAGTGTTCGTCTGGCCTTGCTGCCTTCTGAATGCCTCAAGGAAGCCTTGGCTTGTGAGGACTTGATTATGGTGGATGAAAGGAACAAGCTTGTCTTGGATGAAGCAATTCAGTGCAAGAAGAAGATCCTTCAGAATGATGGGGTGGTCACGAGTCCCTGTGCCAGGCCTCGCAAAGCTGGGCATACTTTACTGATCTTGGGAGGTCAGACTTTCATGTGTGATAAGATCTACCAAGTAGAtcacaaagcaaaggaaattatCCCCAAAGCAGACCTACCAAGTCCACGGAAGGAGTTTAGTGCCTGTGCCATCGGTTGCAAAGTATATATCACTGGAGGCAGGGGCTCAGAAAATGGGGTCTCAAAAGATGTATGGGTGTATGACACTGTTCATGAGGAATGGTCAAAAGCTGCCCCGATGTTAATTGCTCGGTTTGGGCACGGCTCAGCCGAACTGGAAAACTGCCTGTATGTGGTTGGTGGACACACTGCAGTAGCTGGAGTCTTCCCTGCGTCTCCTTCTGTTTCCTTGAAGCAAGTAGAGAAGTATGACCCTATATCCAACAAATGGACCATGGTGGCTCCCTTGAGAGATGGAGTGAGCAACGCTGCGGTGGTGAGCGCCAGGCTCAAGCTTTTTGTCTTTGGTGGGACCAGCATTCACCGAGACATGGTGTCCAAAGTCCAGTGCTATGATCCAGCTGAGAACAGGTGGATGATCAAAGCAGAATGCCCACAGCCTTGGCGCTACACAGCGGCTGCTGTCCTGGGAAGCCAGATTTTCATCATGGGGGGAGACACGGAGTTCACAGCAGCGTCTGCTTACCGCTTCGACTGCGAAACGGACCAGTGGACCCGCATCGGGGACATGACAGCCAAGCGCATGTCCTGCCATGCTTTGGCCTCAGGGAATAAACTCTACGTGGTGGGGGGTTACTTTGGGACTCAGAGGTGCAAAACGCTGGACTGCTATGACCCTACCTCAGACACGTGGAACTGTATCACAACGGTGCCTTATTCACTCATTCCCACCGCTTTTGTCAGCACCTGGAAGCACTTGCCATCATGA
- the KLHL25 gene encoding kelch-like protein 25 isoform X2 translates to MAFCWVMVCREHGALGQKNCGHCWGKSSGIMSVSVHENRKSRTSTGSMNILLFHKASHPDCVLSHLNTLRKHCMFTDVTLWAGNRSFPCHRAVLAASSRYFEAMFSNGLRESLDDEVNFHDSLHPEVLELLLDFAYSSRIIINEENAESLLEAGDMLQFHDVRDAAAEFLEKNLYPSNCLGMMLLSDAHQCRRLYELSWRMCLVNFETVHKSEDFNNLSKDTLLDLISSDELEIEDEEKVFKAVIQWVKYDLDERKAYLPELLRSVRLALLPSECLKEALACEDLIMVDERNKLVLDEAIQCKKKILQNDGVVTSPCARPRKAGHTLLILGGQTFMCDKIYQVDHKAKEIIPKADLPSPRKEFSACAIGCKVYITGGRGSENGVSKDVWVYDTVHEEWSKAAPMLIARFGHGSAELENCLYVVGGHTAVAGVFPASPSVSLKQVEKYDPISNKWTMVAPLRDGVSNAAVVSARLKLFVFGGTSIHRDMVSKVQCYDPAENRWMIKAECPQPWRYTAAAVLGSQIFIMGGDTEFTAASAYRFDCETDQWTRIGDMTAKRMSCHALASGNKLYVVGGYFGTQRCKTLDCYDPTSDTWNCITTVPYSLIPTAFVSTWKHLPS, encoded by the exons ATGGCCTTCTGCTGGGTCATGGTTTGTAGGGAGCATGGGGCTCTTGGACAGAAGAACTGTGGACATTGCTGGG gcaAGAGCTCTGGCATCATGTCAGTCAGTGTCCACGAGAACCGTAAATCGCGGACCAGCACCGGCTCCATGAACATCCTGCTTTTCCACAAAGCTTCCCACCCGGACTGCGTCTTGTCCCATCTAAACACCCTACGGAAGCACTGCATGTTCACTGATGTCACCCTCTGGGCAGGAAATCGATCGTTCCCATGTCACCGGGCAGTGCTGGCTGCCTCCAGCAGATACTTTGAAGCCATGTTTAGCAACGGCCTCCGAGAGAGCTTGGATGATGAGGTGAACTTCCATGACAGCCTCCACCCGGAGGTGCTGGAGCTACTGCTGGACTTTGCTTATTCTTCTCGGATCATCATCAATGAGGAGAATGCTGAGTCTCTCCTGGAGGCTGGAGACATGCTGCAGTTCCATGATGTCCGAGATGCGGCAGCTGAGTTCCTGGAGAAGAACCTCTACCCTTCCAACTGCCTGGGCATGATGCTGCTGTCAGATGCTCATCAGTGCCGGCGGCTCTATGAGCTCTCCTGGAGGATGTGCCTGGTCAACTTTGAGACTGTTCACAAGAGTGAGGATTTCAACAACCTTTCCAAGGACACTCTGCTGGATCTCATCTCTAGCGATGAGCTGGAAATTGAGGATGAAGAAAAGGTCTTCAAGGCTGTCATCCAGTGGGTGAAATACGATCTGGATGAGCGAAAGGCTTATCTCCCAGAACTCCTGAGGAGTGTTCGTCTGGCCTTGCTGCCTTCTGAATGCCTCAAGGAAGCCTTGGCTTGTGAGGACTTGATTATGGTGGATGAAAGGAACAAGCTTGTCTTGGATGAAGCAATTCAGTGCAAGAAGAAGATCCTTCAGAATGATGGGGTGGTCACGAGTCCCTGTGCCAGGCCTCGCAAAGCTGGGCATACTTTACTGATCTTGGGAGGTCAGACTTTCATGTGTGATAAGATCTACCAAGTAGAtcacaaagcaaaggaaattatCCCCAAAGCAGACCTACCAAGTCCACGGAAGGAGTTTAGTGCCTGTGCCATCGGTTGCAAAGTATATATCACTGGAGGCAGGGGCTCAGAAAATGGGGTCTCAAAAGATGTATGGGTGTATGACACTGTTCATGAGGAATGGTCAAAAGCTGCCCCGATGTTAATTGCTCGGTTTGGGCACGGCTCAGCCGAACTGGAAAACTGCCTGTATGTGGTTGGTGGACACACTGCAGTAGCTGGAGTCTTCCCTGCGTCTCCTTCTGTTTCCTTGAAGCAAGTAGAGAAGTATGACCCTATATCCAACAAATGGACCATGGTGGCTCCCTTGAGAGATGGAGTGAGCAACGCTGCGGTGGTGAGCGCCAGGCTCAAGCTTTTTGTCTTTGGTGGGACCAGCATTCACCGAGACATGGTGTCCAAAGTCCAGTGCTATGATCCAGCTGAGAACAGGTGGATGATCAAAGCAGAATGCCCACAGCCTTGGCGCTACACAGCGGCTGCTGTCCTGGGAAGCCAGATTTTCATCATGGGGGGAGACACGGAGTTCACAGCAGCGTCTGCTTACCGCTTCGACTGCGAAACGGACCAGTGGACCCGCATCGGGGACATGACAGCCAAGCGCATGTCCTGCCATGCTTTGGCCTCAGGGAATAAACTCTACGTGGTGGGGGGTTACTTTGGGACTCAGAGGTGCAAAACGCTGGACTGCTATGACCCTACCTCAGACACGTGGAACTGTATCACAACGGTGCCTTATTCACTCATTCCCACCGCTTTTGTCAGCACCTGGAAGCACTTGCCATCATGA